From the Chitinophaga lutea genome, the window GCGTAACCGCATAACAGACTGGTTCCGGAAAAAGAAGGAAGACAGGTTTTCGGATACAGCCCTGACTTCCGCCGAAGGCGACGGGCCGCTCTATCTCTCAGATATATTGCCAGACGCCGGTTCCCAAACGGACGAGCCCATGCTCCGCAAGGTGATGCTCGAAACGATCATGGAAGCGGTAGACGAACTGCCGGAGGAACAACGGTTCGTGTTTTTGCAACACGAGGTGGAAGGCCGTTCTTTCAAGGAGTTAGCTGCTGCCACGGGCGTGCCGGTGAACACATTGCTTTCCCGCAAACGCTATGCTGTATTGGCTTTGCGAGAAAGCCTGGCAAGTCTGTACAAAGAATTAATGAACGATTAAAAGTATGAAAATGAAAAAGGTTTGGAAAATACTGTGCATCGTAGTGATGGTACCCGCTTTTATCGCGCTGGTGGGTTTTGTGACCATGTCCCTGTGGAACTGGCTGGTACCCTCACTGTTCGCAGGCCCCCTCATCACATTCTGGCAGGCCCTCGGGTTGCTGGTGCTTTCAAGGATACTGATCGGTTTCCCGAAAGGCGGCGGCGAACGCGGCTGGTCCCGCAAAAAACGGATGTGGAAAGAAAAGATGCAAGCCAAAATGGAACACCTGTCCCCGGAAGAAAAAGAAA encodes:
- a CDS encoding RNA polymerase sigma factor; this encodes MAAEQNERIQRTVEKERKRLLNFIRKRVDNVADAEDILQDVFVQFTQYLRVGSDIDSLTGWLFAVARNRITDWFRKKKEDRFSDTALTSAEGDGPLYLSDILPDAGSQTDEPMLRKVMLETIMEAVDELPEEQRFVFLQHEVEGRSFKELAAATGVPVNTLLSRKRYAVLALRESLASLYKELMND